Sequence from the Pagrus major chromosome 15, Pma_NU_1.0 genome:
CTGCAGTTTGCAGTAGCTTATGGTAGTTCAACTATattgtttaattacatttttacaccATTTTAGACTGCTGTACGCTAATTAACTACTGAAACTACAGATAATTTTAGACCATAAAAGAAAAgtaatgattttttatttttttagattatttcTGTACTGTAACTGAACCACCATTTCCCAGTCCCAACCTCAGTTCTTTATCTTGACCGCTCCTAACACATGCATATATTAGGTATTTAGTCATCAATGAGTCATCAGTACTGGTTATTGCTATTTATTAACAAATGTTCAGAGAAAACCCAGTTGCCAATTTAAAGGTTTGCATTTTACGTTTTTGCAGACCCTGGATACGTTTTAATTTgggccagagaccactgttcaagacagtgtGTCAACATTTGTAGGCCTGAAACCACTGAACATTTTTTACGagacgttgggacattttccagcagagTTTGGGGTAACAAAACAGGATCAGTTTGAAGGGACGTcaagacatttccagccgtgtttatTGCTGAAGAAAACAGGTATCTTGAGCTAAAATTTCTTCCCCGAACCCCAACcaattgttttttattcctcaacctaaccagagcataagcacagcgctgtcacTTCATAAAGTAAAatgattttgcagaaatgtaaagttgcatgATAAAGAAAAGTAGTTTCAACAGTTTCAACATTTCCACGGTTTGCAGAAGCgtgcattgccaacatttattctggtgagtGGGTTGTCAGAGAAGTTATCGCATGCTATTTTAGAAGTTGCCTGTCTAACTTTCTAATTCTGCTTGGTGGAATACCCCTAACTGGATTGTAGTTTCTGGAAGGCAACTGTCTGTGTTTTCGTTCCATttttacaaatgtcaaacaGGCACTTTTTTGCAATAAACTCAAATGATTGGCACTTTTTCATGCGGCatgtttgtattatattttgCTATAAGTTTGTATCACCTGTACATTGTCAATTTACTCTGCTTTAATTTCTAAAGTAGTTTGAGCTAATTTTTCTAATTAGCTTTAGTGAATCAACTTAGATTTTTCTCTTGGGATAGCTCTGCTACCGTTAAAGTACTTTTAAAGTAGCTTCCTCAACACTGGGTTGCAGTACATAGTAACTTTGTACACTTTCATAAGAACAGCTCATAccctgacagacagagaagagctGAGATAGATAGCTTTAAATCACAAACATCATCAAAATAAGCTAAAATCAGAGCTTTACCTGCCCAGTCCAATGGCTTGTCACTGGTCAGAGGAGTCCTGGATGGTTTCATGGCAGTGAACTTGTCTACACAGTGTATCCCTCTCCGCTGAGGCCACCTCTagagccaaaacacacacacagagagtcaAAACAATGGCAATACTGAAATCTCAGTCCTCTGCTTAATTGATGACCACTAAgtaacaaatcaaatgacattCACATACCCAAAGAGAAGGGACCACTATAGCTGCCATGATTAGCGCACCAATGACGAGTGCCTGAAGAATGCTGATGTGAACAGACTGATAGGaggaaggaaataaaaacagtcatgcGAGTATTACTTGCCATGTCATCTCTGAGGGGCAGACCAGATGACTCTCTGCGCCGCACAAGAAAGCATCACATAATCCCGAGCAGATGCTGTGATACTGTAGGTACTGCtttacagagaaataaaacacagctgtgCGATGCTCGCCTgccgtcctcctcttcttttccagtctgtttgtctctcactAAAGGAAGTGAGCTGCCTTGATGGAGAAGTGAAAACTGCTGACTTCTGTGTAAAAAAATATGAGTGTCTCCTGCAGATGTTCTTACTGTATATTCTCACCGCAGACACCAGAATGAAAATCAAAGCTCTGGCTGTTGGTGATTTATAAATCGAGAGAGCTGGTCACAAGCTTTGATTCTAAAAGGATCTATTCCTCTTTTGAGACACAATGAGATAATTGAGACAGTTGGTTTATTTTGTCTATAAATGGCAGATGTCAGTGATTTATTAAACATATTGTTCTCACATCAGAAAAAGGAGCATCACAGTATCATGTTGGAAACCAAAAGAAACTGTGCCACCACAGATAAAATATATTAGTACATATAAAATATACTGCGATATCGACAAATGGCAGCCAGATCAATACAATAACACTGATTTagtgacagagaaaacacagtaaaagCACTCAGTTTCACAGGCTCACATGCACCCATCTTAACCACTCCAATATGCATGGAAGGCAGTACAGTAGACACTAAATAATACCACGTGACGCAGCTACTCACACAGTCCAGACACACCAGCCTCTGAGGGGTGTGGGGAACGTCATCTGTAATCTAGAAATATGGTCCTGAGGGACACATAGGAAATGAGTGTGTTTAATTGAAGACATGAAAAGAGCATGTCTCATTAGCGAGAGCAGAGGAAGTGTCATGGTCCAAACGACTGAGAGCAGGTCGGAGAGGTAATGACATTATGTTAGGAACAAAGCCTTTCAGTGCACCCTCCATAACCATTATCACTTGCTAATCACAGGACGTGCTAATGTTATGAATGCACAGATCTTCACAACCTTGAACTAGAAGCTTTACACTGTGGCACACGTATTTAAAACAACACTGAGGTTAAAAAAGTAGGCTGACGTTGAATACAAAAACAGGTATGAGCGTTCGCATTCATTCAGAGGCGTTTCCCTGCTAAAACACAGTTGAGGAAATGTCCATCACTTAACACAGAACGAAGTAAACCAATAAGTTAATTAACAAGTATTCAGTGAGGTCTCTAAAAACTAGGGGAACATCTAAACTCTTAGTGCTAGTTATCCTGCTAGCCACAAATCTGCTGACAAACCTACTGTATATTAAAATAGAGTATTAGGatgtaacctttttttttttttttttacattcaagtACAACATGTTATATGGCATTAGAGAGTTACTAAATCTAAAGAGGATACCCACACAAAGTTGAGTGCACACCAAAGACTGTAAACTGTAGAGTTGTAACGATAAGTCAATCGAAAGATTTAATTAATccccaactattttgataatcgattaatcgtttcgGTCGCTTTTCAAACACTTGCTGGTTCCAGCGTCTTAAATGTATTGActggctgcttttctttgtcatttatgataataaatgaagagtaTTCTGGTTTTGGACAGctgtttggacaaaagatgcgatctgaagacatcactttgggctcggggaaattgtgatgagcatttttagGCCTCTGCACCAGCGACAGCCATGGCTGAAAGgaattatgttttcaggttgtccgtCCGTCCCGTtcatgtgaacgtgatatctcaagaacgccttgagggaatttcttcaaatttggtacaaatgtccacTATGACTCAAGGATGAAATGATTAGAATTTGgaagtcagaggtcagaggtcaagatCGCTGTGCcctcataaaaaacaaaactaatacAATAATTActataaaatgttacataaatgtctaataggataaaatgatgaagttatgacatttgatatccaaaagatcagaggtgaaacGCACggtgacatcataatattctgctaaaAATGTTCTGCCTATTATTCAACACCACAGCTCAGGAACAACAACTTGACTGGTGTGTGGAGACATACAGCCGCTAGGTGGTAATTCTAGATTTTTGACATTATTTAGAccaaaatgattaatcaattaatcatgaaaataattgtcagattaatcaataaagacAGTAGTTGTTAGCTGAAGTACTAGTAAAACAGGACTGTACATCTGTAAGTGAGTGGTGATGTAACAACAGCTGGATACAATACAGACTGACAGTATCAAATGTCTATGGCGGTTTTGTCCTCTCTTGTTTGCCCGCTGCCCACTCGTCTCCGGCCATCCAGCAGAAACGACAGCACTATGACCCAGCGCTGTACCAGTGACCTCTGTCGTGCTGAGCTCTCACACTGTCTGAAGTAGGTGGTCGTTCCCGTGGCGATGGCATCAAACTGCTCGGTGAGTAGCCACGCCTCCCAAAGGAGCGTCAGCGCGTTCATGCTCATCATGACCACGACCCAGAATTCCTCTCCTAACAGCGTGAGCCACGAGGACCAGCTGCGACCACCCGCAGGCGTGTTCTCCGACAGGTAACTTGTTGCCGTAGCAACAAAAAGAAGGTGGGCAATCACcatggagaggatgaagaggaggaaaaggcgGTGGTTACCCCGGCCGATGCACCGGTTGAGGAAAAGGCAGTGGTGGTCGTAATCTTTGATGCACAGGTCACACAGCTTGCAGTGTTTAGTGAAGTCGGGCGGAAACAActgtgaggaaataaaagacagggagagaaacagagcgGTCAGAACTAATCCAGCTTTTTGTGTGATGCAGCACATGAACTAAACATAACTTCACTGTCAAccttttacaaaaacattttgttttttatttcctacCTTTGCAGAGGCTATCACCATaaatattttatgacatttattgtCACATCATTGATTCATTGTGACAGCTGAGAGTTTAGCAGGGGTGTGTCAAGGACCTTTAGAAGGGGAGTTGGGACACATGTACACTTTTAGATCTCGACAGAAAAGACCTGCAAGAACTAGATATGCATAAAACAATGGCTGCATGAACTATAATGTCTTACCTCACAGTATGGACAGAACCTGTGGTGGCTCTGGTTGTTCTCCACCAGGTCAGCGACACAGGAGAACCGTGGATCTGCATCTGCTCTGTCCAGTGTCCCCGGGTCCTGAGTCAGAACCTTACAGAACAGACCGAGGACCAGGGAGAAGTGGACCATTGACACCTGGACCAGAGCACTGGTTGGCCACACACTTTCAAAAGGTTAAGGATAAACACTTGTTGTTTAATATACAAAATCCTAGCTTACATTTACCTAACAGACAGTGTACATTTGAGAGAGCAAGACAGCCGGGAGAGAAGGTGTGGGAGGCCCTAAAATAATATTTCAGGGTGTTTCCACAATAATGATATTCTTGGCAATATAACAAGATACTAAATACAACTTGCCAAAGATTCTGCGATGCTATGCTGAGCCAATGTCTGCTTGGCTAGCTGACAGCCTGCACAAACAGACTTGTTGAGTGTCCAAAATGCAAAGGACATATTTTTTGGGGAGCATGATTGTGCACATCAAATTTCACTGTATTATGCCTGTTAAATTTTCATATTCATTGAGTGGAAATGGAAAACAATGTACATATTTAGCTTTACGTGGTGCTAGAGAAAAGGTCAGAGTATGACAAAAGGATCACAAGGATCTATCCTCTGGGGAGCGTGACTAGTAAGAGGTAATCATGTGAAACTTTTAgtggatttaaacattttaaaatacctTGTCATTGACCAAGTGTTGTCTGTAAAGCCAGatgacacaaaaatacacatggACACGAGACTTAATGTGTACGTTATTTGATAAGGATATTAGGCATTATTTTTCCATAGAAGCAGAGCAGGGAATGGAACAAGCCAGCCATGAGGGTGCCCAAGTAGATCGGGTTGGGCAACCTGAAAGAAAGACATGTACTCTCTCAACCAAAGATATAACATCAGTGAAATATAAACACATGATAAAAAGGCACAGCAGCTTTGTCAAACCTTTGGTATGTGGTCATGCGGTGGTACTGTGTGAAGATGCTTCTGGCCAGCCAGGGGAAGAGCAAAGCGCAGCTTATCCCTCCATAGCTTCCCAACATGGCTGCTATCAGCAGGATGGCAGCGCCGCCCAGAGATGGAAAGAACAGTGTCCAGTAATACAGAACTGTTGAGAAAAGACATACAAAAATGTGTGAGAAACTTGACACGTGGCCGTACACACAGCACTTTAAATCTAACAGTGCCACTACTACCATCACCACTGTCATTGTTTTCATCCCTAAATGAAACTAcgtaatagtagtagtaatatTTACCATGAGACTCTCTGGGCTTGTGATGAATTGGCTCATTAATGTACCGACTCAGTAGCTTGGTGAGTTGCTGATGtctggagaaaaacacacagtatagCAATGTATTAATCAGCATCAGGATCCCATGAGGAAAAAGCAATCTGGAAATGTGAACACACTGGCTATTTAAAGGTACTGAGAGGTGTTACCACTCCATGTGGTGGAGTGCTACTCAGTGTTTTTCCAGAGATTTCTAGAAACAGCAGATTCACCTAAATGTTTTCCCCTGTTTGCTGAGGTCCAGTGGTGTGAGGCCGCTGTGGCTCTTCTCATGGAGCATCCTGCAGCCtgtcctctgcagcagagtCCAGCACACCTCCACTCCGCCCCTCTCTGCTGCAACGTGAAGCGCTGTCGCTCCCTGCTGGTCAACTGCATCGATAGCACACCTCTGAAACAGACGGGTTGAGATGAACAGCTGCTGAAAAATAGTCGCATCTGCACTGGGCCCTGTTTCATAAAAGCATCTTAAGATTTAACTTATCTTTGTCACATTCTCAACTAGATGGACTTAGACTACCCTTGGCCCTGGTTACATTTATGTGGTCCACTGGGTGGCAGAAAAATctcaaagaaaaatgttttaaatcatcaaTCAAACTCACCTTTTGAGAACTGCTTTTAATGTGTGATTGGTGTTGTGTTTCGTATGTTTTAGGGTGCTGACCCCTAGGGGGTCCTCAGACTTACTGCATGGGGGCTGCCTGATGATTGtgtattgtttatttaaatgtgtctgaaaacattatttaaagcGGCTGTAGgtgatatttttatgaaaataagtgttaaatagcttggtttccaacagtaatcacatTGAACCCAGCTttatatgtttcttttttcaccaGCCAGCTGCTTTTTTCAGCTTTACGCTATTTTGTGCGGGGTGGTGTAGAGCTATGAGGCTCATCTGAGCTTATTTGCATAAAATGGCTGCCTACAGTTATATAATATGAGTGGTTGAGGAAAGTGTCAGATAACCACACTGTGAATGTGTACTGCTGTGTGGTGCTTgagaatgaaaaacaatgagcttgaaataactgaaagcagctcAAGGTTTAGCAAAGTCACAGTGCATTGTTTGCATATTAGTTCTCAGTGAGTGTGACAGCAATACAGCAGCTatgattttaaatcattttgatttGACTCAATGTTTACATCAAAAGCCTTCTAATGAACTTCTTTAAGATAATGTTCTATCTTACTGTTGATCAGCTAGAGCAAGTGAGTGAGTCGTACCTGGCCTCTGAGCAGATAGCGGAccacctctgtgtttcctgtggaTGCGGCCAGGTGAAGGGGTGTCACCTGGTACATGTCTGTGTCTGAGAACCGGAACATCCCCGTCTCCCACAAGTAGTGCACTGCAACACTGGGAAAGATCACTAACAGTTAGTGCATGcatgatttatttgtgtgtgactgtgaacTTAGTTGTGACGAGCTGTTTCCTCCACTCACATGCTGCCCCCAGTGACTGCATGATGGAGCGACGTTTTTCCCTGCAGGTCTATGAGGCGCAAATCGGCTCCGTACTGCATCATTTGGTGCATGATGTAGATGTTCCCTTGCCTGAGAGAACAACAAAAGGTTATGACAAAGGATCAAGTacagaaagaaaagcatcaCGCTCACATCATGAAAATCCAAGAATGTTCTATATGCACAAATAATACTCACCTGCAGCCAAAATGAAAGGCTGTCTGTCCCGCATCACATGCCACGTTAGGGTCAGCTCCATTACTGAGGAAAAGGTCAACCATGGCGCGGTTACCATGGAGGGCAGCGTAGTGGAGCGGGGTGAAACCACCCCAGCCTGGATGAAGTGAAACGCATCACAGTCAGGTTTAAAGATGCAAACGTTCAAACTGATCTTCAGGTTCTGTGAGTAACAATATAAGCCTGACGCAAGTGCACGGCCCGTCAGCCTGTTGATCTTTAAAAGGGTTAGAGTTCCTTTTGGCACAATGtgactctgtgttgtgttgtcacagGATCTGTCCATCTAGTTCTGTGCCAGACCATTTCACAGAGGAGCTACGGCAGGGTTTGGTTTCCTGAACTGGCACATCAGGACACACTGGTGCAAGATAAAAAGTTTAAATGGGTCCTTTGAACATAAGATTCAGTAAAATGATACTTGTTCAGGGCTGTATGCTTACTATAACTTATCCTGGTTATGTGATGCAATTAATACacgttttaaaatgtgtattacaGACATATGACACAGGTGTAACAGGTTGAGTCTCTTGATAAAGTTCATCAGCAGTTTCCTAGATTTAAGATGAGCAAATGAGGAAATACCATCACTGACAGTTGCAGGCTaaactgacagaaacacaggaaATAGTGGCCTGTTGTTGCACAAATATGTTGCAAATAAAAGAGCAACACTGACTTTTTATTACATCTCACTCTAACTTACCTTTCTGCTTGAGGACTGACCGATCGGTCTGCAGGAACTGTATACACTGTTCAATGTTTCCTCTCTGTATACAGTCAAATATGTCTCCGCTGCTAACGGAGCACACAGGCATCGGATGCATGATGATGAGCGCTCACCGcctcagctctgcagctctgcagctctgcagcctgCTCTTATTCACACCGACGGAAACTGCAACGGACACAAAATCAGCTCCTCTGACGACGCGCTGCTACATCACGATGTAAAGTGAGAACAGAGATCATCTTTCGCTGCAAGGTAACGGGAATCCTTCATTGTGCTAAACTGATTGAGGCAGACCACGCCCTGGAC
This genomic interval carries:
- the LOC141009490 gene encoding uncharacterized protein — translated: MHPMPVCSVSSGDIFDCIQRGNIEQCIQFLQTDRSVLKQKGWGGFTPLHYAALHGNRAMVDLFLSNGADPNVACDAGQTAFHFGCRQGNIYIMHQMMQYGADLRLIDLQGKTSLHHAVTGGSIVAVHYLWETGMFRFSDTDMYQVTPLHLAASTGNTEVVRYLLRGQRCAIDAVDQQGATALHVAAERGGVEVCWTLLQRTGCRMLHEKSHSGLTPLDLSKQGKTFRHQQLTKLLSRYINEPIHHKPRESHVLYYWTLFFPSLGGAAILLIAAMLGSYGGISCALLFPWLARSIFTQYHRMTTYQRLPNPIYLGTLMAGLFHSLLCFYGKIMPESVWPTSALVQVSMVHFSLVLGLFCKVLTQDPGTLDRADADPRFSCVADLVENNQSHHRFCPYCELFPPDFTKHCKLCDLCIKDYDHHCLFLNRCIGRGNHRLFLLFILSMVIAHLLFVATATSYLSENTPAGGRSWSSWLTLLGEEFWVVVMMSMNALTLLWEAWLLTEQFDAIATGTTTYFRQCESSARQRSLVQRWVIVLSFLLDGRRRVGSGQTREDKTAIDI